One Brassica napus cultivar Da-Ae chromosome C2, Da-Ae, whole genome shotgun sequence DNA window includes the following coding sequences:
- the LOC111211814 gene encoding glutathione S-transferase T2-like isoform X2, translating to MDYNPFTQSSNFVGLLTSQQSISFGSSQVPTPVSEDVGERRERKKWTPSDDILLISSWLNTSKDPIVGNEQRSGTFWTRIAAYYAASQKVAGCEEREAGHCKQRWHRINDLVCKFCGSYEAAKREKTSGCNENDVLKKAHEIFYNNYNKKFNLEHAWKELRNDQKWSDQSSAKNEGNSSKRKGDDGGETSNSQGTEPKRPAGVKASKASGKKNMVEEKALKEFESMWAIKQQDLAAKDKLSRMRLLESLVSKKEPLAEYEEALKKKIISDIMFN from the coding sequence ATGGATTACAATCCGTTTACGCAGTCATCAAACTTTGTTGGACTACTTACTAGCCAACAAAGTATTTCCTTTGGTTCATCTCAAGTTCCAACTCCAGTCTCTGAGGATGTTGGTGAGCGTCGGGAACGAAAGAAGTGGACGCCCAGTGATGATATTCTGCTGATCAGCTCGTGGCTCAACACGAGCAAAGATCCAATTGTTGGCAACGAGCAAAGGTCAGGCACATTCTGGACGAGAATTGCAGCGTACTATGCCGCTAGTCAGAAGGTTGCTGGCTGCGAAGAGAGAGAGGCTGGTCACTGTAAACAACGCTGGCATAGGATCAACGACTTGGTCTGCAAATTCTGTGGCTCCTACGAAGCTGCTAAAAGAGAGAAGACTAGTGGCTGCAATGAGAATGATGTGCTCAAAAAAGCACATGAAATATTCTACAATAACTATAACAAGAAATTTAATCTCGAGCACGCTTGGAAAGAGCTGAGGAACGACCAGAAGTGGAGTGACCAATCTTCTGCAAAAAACGAGGGAAACTCTAGCAAGAGGAAGGGTGATGATGGTGGAGAAACATCGAACTCCCAAGGTACTGAACCCAAGCGTCCCGCGGGTGTTAAGGCGTCAAAGGCCTCTGGGAAGAAGAATATGGTGGAGGAGAAAGCGCTTAAAGAGTTTGAAAGTATGTGGGCTATTAAACAACAGGACTTGGCCGCCAAGGATAAGTTGTCGAGGATGAGACTACTTGAATCTCTGGTTTCAAAAAAGGAGCCTTTAGCCGAGTATGAAGAAGCCTTAAAGAAGAAGATCATCAGTGACATTATGTTTAATTAG
- the LOC106347965 gene encoding protein EXORDIUM-like 2: MAYNYRFAFFLTVLTALAGISSAALVKEQPLVLKYHNGALLKGNINVNLVWYGKFTPTQRSVIVDFIRSLNSKEATTSAAPSVASWWKTTEKYKGGASTLVVGKQLLLENYPLGKSLKNPNLRALSTKLNGGLRSITVVLTAKDVSVEGFCMNRCGSHGSSVSTSRRAANGEAYVWVGNAETMCPGYCAWPFHQPIYGPQGPPLVAPNGDVGVDGMIINLATLLANTVTNPFKNGYYQGPPTAPLEAVSACTGMFGSGSYPGYAGLVLVDKTTGSSYNARGLAGRKYLLPAMWDPQTSTCKTLV; the protein is encoded by the coding sequence ATGGCTTATAATTACCGTTTTGCCTTTTTCCTCACCGTCCTCACCGCCCTCGCCGGGATCTCCTCCGCCGCGTTGGTCAAGGAGCAGCCGCTTGTTCTGAAATACCACAACGGCGCTCTcttgaaaggaaacatcaacgTCAATCTCGTTTGGTACGGGAAGTTCACTCCCACCCAACGGTCCGTGATCGTCGACTTCATCCGCTCGCTCAACTCCAAAGAAGCCACAACCTCCGCCGCTCCCTCCGTCGCCTCGTGGTGGAAGACGACGGAGAAATACAAAGGCGGAGCTTCGACTCTCGTCGTCGGGAAACAGCTCCTCCTCGAGAACTACCCCCTCGGAAAATCTCTCAAGAATCCTAACCTCCGTGCTCTATCCACCAAACTTAACGGCGGTCTCCGTTCGATAACCGTCGTCTTAACGGCGAAAGACGTTTCCGTCGAGGGGTTCTGTATGAACCGGTGCGGGTCCCACGGATCGTCCGTCTCGACTTCGCGCCGCGCGGCTAACGGCGAGGCTTACGTCTGGGTCGGAAACGCCGAGACGATGTGCCCAGGGTACTGCGCGTGGCCGTTTCACCAGCCCATTTACGGCCCACAAGGGCCGCCGTTAGTTGCGCCTAACGGTGACGTCGGAGTCGACGGGATGATTATAAACCTCGCTACGCTTCTAGCTAACACCGTCACGAATCCGTTTAAGAACGGGTATTACCAGGGCCCACCAACTGCTCCACTTGAAGCTGTCTCCGCTTGTACCGGCATGTTCGGGTCGGGTTCTTACCCGGGTTACGCGGGTCTAGTGCTGGTTGACAAAACTACCGGGTCTAGTTACAACGCTCGTGGACTcgccgggaggaaatatctatTGCCGGCGATGTGGGATCCACAGACGTCGACTTGCAAGACTCTGGTTTGA
- the LOC111211814 gene encoding putative nuclease HARBI1 isoform X1 has protein sequence MASSSNNTFDGSIDDTFDQQFDQHFDQQFDQYFDQTFENFPTNHGNQESEKKKKKKRIYIERNREEGDRRLWDDYFSETPTYPHNLFRRRFRMNKGLFMRIVNRLSNEVEFFQQKRDALGRLSLSPLQKSTAAIRVLAYGNAADGVDEYLRLGASTTLSCLENFVDGIISLFSEEYLRRPTPADLQRLLDIGEYRGFPGMIGSIDCMHWEWKNCPTAWKGQYSRGSGKPTIVLEAVASYDLWIWHAFFGPPGTLNDINVLDRSPVFDDVIQGQAPQVTYYVNGREYRMGYYLTDGIYPKWSTFIQSIPLPQSPQAVLFAQQQEAARKDVERAFGVLQARFAIVKNPALFWDKAKIGKIMRACIILHNMIVEDERDGYSLFNVTEFQEAEDNGSSHVDLSYSTNMPSNISNMMDARRRIRDRQLHQQLKDDLVEHIWQKFGQSNN, from the coding sequence atggcatcttcttctaaTAACACATTTGATGGATCAATTGATGATACTTTTGATCAACAATTTgatcaacattttgatcaacaatttgatcaatattttgatcaaacgtTTGAAAATTTTCCCACCAATCATGGTAATCAAGAAAgcgagaaaaaaaagaagaaaaaaagaatttatatcGAAAGGAATCGTGAAGAAGGTGATAGACGTTTGTGGGATGATTATTTCAGCGAAACCCCAACAtatcctcataatctattccgaCGACGCTTTCGAATGAACAAGGGATTGTTCATGCGTATCGTTAATCGACTCtccaatgaagttgaattctTTCAACAAAAGAGAGATGCTCTCGGCAGGCTTAGTCTCTCTCCACTTCAAAAGAGTACAGCAGCCATTCGTGTTTTGGCATATGGTAATGCGGCTGATGgggtcgacgaatacctccgtCTCGGTGCATCTACTACTCTCTCATGTTTGGAAAATTTTGTGGACGGAATAATTTCTTTATTCAGCGaagagtacctaagaagaccaacacctgccgatcttcaacgtctacttgataTTGGTGAGTACCGTGgctttcccgggatgataggaagcattgattgtatgcattgggaatggaagaattgtcccaccgcttggaaagggcaatattctcGGGGTTCGGGCAAACCAACAAttgttttagaggcggttgcttcatatgatctctggatatggcatgcgtttttcGGACCGCCAGGTAcgttaaatgatatcaatgttcttgatcgctcacctgtttttgatgacgtAATCCAaggtcaagctccgcaagtGACATACtatgtcaatggaagagagtatcgTATGggttactatctcaccgatggtatttatccgaaatggtcaacatttatccaatcaatTCCATTACCACAAAGTCCGcaagcagttttatttgctcaacaacaagaagctgcccgaaaagatgtcgagcgtgcttttggagtcctgcaagctcgctttgccattgttaaaaatccagcacttttttgggataaagctaaaattggaaagattatgagagcttgtatcatactccataatatgatagtagaggaTGAAAGAGATGGATACTCTCTATTTAACGTTACAGAGTTCCAAGAAGCAGAAGATAACGGgagttcacatgtcgatcttTCGTATTCTACAAATATGCCATCAAATATCAGCAATATGATGGATGCTCGAAgaagaattcgtgatagacaattgcatcaacaattgaaagatgatttggttgaacatatatggcaAAAATTCGGACAAAGCAACAACTAA